The genomic window AGGGCCTTGGCCCGAAGGCCAATCTCCGTCCCTTTCGAGACGGCATCTCTCAGAATATCACCTGTAGACAGGTGTATCAAAGACCTTTTTTGAACCAGGCGCTTGGCCTGGGTTCCCTTTCCGCTGCCAGGGGCCCCGAGAAGGATATGGATTTTCATGGCGTCTTCGCTCCCGAGCGTGCCAGCCGGCCACCCCGGATGCGACCCTTCTCCAGGAACCCGTCGTAGCGGCGCATCACCTGATAGCTCTCAAGCTGGGCCACGGTATCCATGGCCACGCCCACGACGATGAGGAGGGAGGTTCCGCCGAAGTAGAAATTCAGTCCCGGCATGGAATTGGTGATCACGAGGGGAACGATGGAAACCAGGGCCAGGTAGACGGCGCCCGCGAAGGTCAGCTTCGAGAGGATGCTGTCCATGTAGACCGAGGTCTCCTTGCCGGGCCGGATGCCGGGGATGTAGCCCCCGGACCGCTTCATGTTGTCGGCGGTCTCGTCCGGATTGAAGACGATGCTGGTGTAGAAGAAGGCGAAGAAGATGACCACGCCCACGAAGATCGGGGTGTAGGTCCAGAAGTGGGACTGCGGGCTGATGTAGCTGGAGGCCTTGCTCAGCCACTCCCACCGCGTGAACTGGGCGATGGTGGCGGGGAAGAAGATCACCGAGCTGGCGAAGATCACCGGCATGACGCCCGCGGTGTTCACCTTGAGGGGCAGGTAGGAACTGCGCTGGCTGGCCATCCGGGAGGAATCCACCCGGCGGGCGTAGTGGATGGGGATGTTCCGGTAGGCGTTCTCCACGAGGACGACGGCCAGGAGGACGACGGTCATGGAAGCCAGCAGGAGGAGGAAGACGCCCGGAGGGGCCACGTTGCCGGCGCCCTTGAGGGACGCCATGAACATGGTGCCGATGGTCTCCATCGCCTTGGGCAGGCCCGAGACGATGCCGGCGAAGATCAGGAGCGAGATGCCGTTGCCGACCCCCCGGTCCGTGATCTGCTCGCCGATCCACATCACGAAGATGGTGCCGGTGGATAAGGTAAAGGCGCACAGGATCTTGAAGCCGAGGCCGGGATTGATGACCACGTCGGGCCCCAGGCTCTGGGCCAGGGACGCGATGCCGAAACCCTGCACGAAGGCCAGGCCCACGGTGAGGAACCGGGTCCACTGGTTGATCTTCTGGCGGCCGGCCTCGCCCTCCTTCTTCTGGAGGTTCTCGAGGGCCGGGACCACCGCGCCCATGAGCTGGAGCACGATGCTGGCCGTGATGTACGGGGTGATGCCCAGGGCGAACACCGAGAACTTCTTGAAGGCGCCGCCCGAGAACAGGTCAACCACGTTCAACAGATCCCCCGCCTTGCCCAGGTTCTTGGCCAGGGCTTCGGCGTTGACGCCGGGCACCGACACGTGCACGCCGAGCCGGTAGATCACCAGCATCGTCAGCGTGAACAGCAGGCGCTTGCGAAGTTCGGGGTTGGAGAACAACTGCCGGAGCTTTTCCATGCGTTTCAAATCCTAACGGGAAGGACTACTTGGACGCCTGCTTGGAGCAGGGGGGCTCCTGGATGGTGCCGCCGACGGCCAGGATGGCCTCGCGGGCGCCCTTGGTGACGCGGTCTGCCACCACGGTGATCTTGTGGGTCAGTTCGCCGCGCTTGAGGACCACGATCCCGCCCATCTTGGGGTCAAGCAGGTTCTTGTCCTTCATGGCTTCCAGGCACACGGTCTCGCCTTCGGCGAAATGGGTGCTGATGAAGTCCAGGCCCAGCTCCTGGAGCTGGATGGCATGGATGTTGGTGAAGCCGCGCTTGGGGAGGCGGCGGTGGAGGGGCATCTGGCCACCCTCGAAGCCGCGCTGAGAGCTGTAGCCCCGGCGGGACTTCTGGCCCTTTTCGCCGGCTCCGGCGGTCTTGCCGTTGCCGGAGCCCTTGCCCCGGCCGATGCGCTTGCGGTTCTTCGTGGCGCCCTCTGCGGGCCTGAGTTCGTTGAGCTTCATGTCTTACCCCTTCACCGTGACGTCGATGAGGTAGGGAATGCGCTTGACCATGCCATGCACATTCGGCGTGTACTCGCACTCCCGCTTGTCTCCGACCTTCTTGAGACCGAGGGTCTGGAGGAACGCACGATGCTTGGGCACGGTGCAGATGCTGGAGCGCCTGAGGGTGATGACGACCTGCTTGCCGAGGAGCTGGGACATTTAGGCCTCCGCCTGATCCAGGCCACGGTTGGTCATGACCGTGTAGGGATCCATGAGGTTCTTGAAACCCTCGAAGGTGGCGCGAACCACGTTGTGGGGGTTGGAGGAACCGAGGCTCTTGGTGAGCACGTTGTTGATGCCGGCGGCTTCCATGATGGCGCGGACGGCGGCGCCGGCGATGATGCCGGTGCCCTCGGGAGCGGGCTTCATGAGGACCGAACCGGAGCCGAAGCGGCCGGTGATGGGATGGGGCAGGCTGCGGTTGGGCGACACGGGAACGTGGATCATGTTCCGCTTGGCGCTCTCGATGCCCTTCTTGATGGCGGAAGGCACTTCCAGCGCCTTGCCGAGGCCGAAGCCCACCTTGCCGTTGCCGTCGCCCACGACCACCAGCGCGCTGAAGGAGAAGTTCTTGCCCCCCTTCACGACCTTGGTGACGCGGCCCACGTAGATGACCTGGTCCTTCATTTCGCCTTGCTGGTCGCCGCTCTGGGAGTTGGGCTTGGTGTCTGGTGCATTGTATGCCATGTTCCTCACCCTCCTAGAACTGGAGCCCGGCAGCCCGGGCGCTGTCAGCCAGCGCCTTGACGCGGCCGTGATAGACATAACCGTTGCGGTCGAACACCACGGACGTGATGCCCTTTTCCTTCAGGCGAGCGGCGATGCTCTCCCCGACGGCCTTGGCGGCTGCGATGTTGGAGCCGGAGGCCAGGGTTTCCCGCAGGCCCTTTTCGAGGGACGAGCTGGCGGCGATGGTGACACCCTGGGTGTCATCCACGGCCTGCACGTAGATCCTCTTGAGGCTCTTGTAGATGGTGAGACGCGGACGCTCGGGGGTGCCGGAAATGCGGCCCCGGATGCGATTCTTGGTCTTCTGACGGCGGATCGAGATGTCGTTAGCCATGGTTGCTCCCTACTTCCCGGTCTTGCCGGCCTTGCGGCGGATGACTTCACCCGTGTACTGGACGCCCTTGCCCTTGTAGGGCTCCGGCTTCCGGTACTTGCGGATGTCCGCTGCGACCTGGCCGACCAACTGGCGGTCGATCCCGGTCACGACGAGGTGAGTGTTCTTTTCCACGGCGATCGTGATGCCCTGGGGAGCGGCATAGTTGATCGGGTGGCTGTAGCCCAGGTCGAGGCGGAGGTTTTCGCCGTCCATGGCAGCCTTGTAGCCGACGCCGACGATGTCCAGTTCCTTCTTCCAGCCCGTGGTCACGCCGACGACGGCGTTGTTGATCAGGGCGCGGGTGAGGCCGTGGAAGGCCCGGTTCTGGGCTTCGTCATTGACGCGGGTAAGGTTGATGGAATCGGCCGCGACTTCGACGGTGATCCCCTGGGGGATCGGGCAGGTCAGCTTGCCCTTGGAGCCTTCGACGACGGCCTCAGCCCCGTGGATGGTCACTTTGACGCCTGACGGCAGTGCCACTGGCTTTTTTCCGATGCGAGACATGATGGTTTCCTTGGAAAGGGTTGGAGAGCGGTTTCTACCAGACGTGGGCCAGGACCTCGCCACCGAGGTTCTGCTTGCGGGCGTCCTTGCCCGTCAGCAGGCCCTTGGGCGTGGTGAGGATGGAGATGCCCAGGCCACCCTGGACCTCGGTGATCTCCTTGACGCCGGCGTAGACGCGGAGGCCGGGGCTGGAGATGCGCTTGAGGCCGTGGATGACCGACTCTCCGGTCTTCACGTACTTGACCTGGATGATGAGGTAGTCGCGGCCCTCGTGCTCGACGGCCTTGTAGCCGTGGATGTAGCCTTCCTGCTTCAGGATGGCGGAGAGACGCTCCTTCATCTTGCTGGCGGGCACGACCACGGCGTCGTGGCCGGCCATGATGCCATTGCGGAGGCGGGTGAGGTAATCGGCGATCGGATCAGTGTTCATGGATGCCTCTCCTTACCAGCTGGACTTCTGGACGCCCGGGAGCTCGCCGGCGAGGGCGTGCTTGCGGAAACAAAGGCGGCAGAGTTCGAACTTGCGCATGTAGCCCCGGGGACGGCCGCACACCTTGCAGCGGTTCCGGTGCTGAGTGGAAAACTTGGGCTTGACGCTGTCCTTGTAGATCTTGTTGGTGCTAGCCATGTGGGCTCCCTATTTCCGGAAAGGCATGCCCAGGTGGGCAAGCAGGGCACGGGCCTCGGGGTCCGTGGGCGCTGAAGTCACGAAGGTGATGTTCATCCCCTTCATCTTTTCAACCTTGGAGTAGTCGATCTCCTGGAAGATCAGCTGGTCCTTGAGGCCGAGCGTGTAGTTGCCGCGTCCGTCGAAGGACTTGGTGGGGACGCCGCGGAAGTCGCGGACGCGGGGGAGCGACAGGCTCACCAGGCGGTCCAGGAATTCCCACATGCGGTTGCCACGCAGGGTCACCATGCAGGCGATGGGCATGCCCTCGCGCAGCTTGAACTGGGCGACGCTCTTCTTGGCCTTCCGGACGACGGCCTTCTGGCCGGCGATCGCGGTGAGCTCTTCCACGGCGACGTCCAGGACCTTGATGTTCTGGATGGCGTCGCCGACGCCCATGTTGATGACGATCTTGTTCAAACGGGGCACTTGCATCGCAGAGGTGTACCCGAATTCCGATTGAAGCTTCCCGGCCACTTCGGCGTGGTAACGGGCCTTGATGCGGGGTTCCGCACTAGTAGGCATTCTTTCCTCCATTTCCGGGGGACGACTACATCCCCAGGGTTCGGGAGGGCGAAAGGGCTTGGTACCGGCGGTCCGGCCCGTTTCCTTCCAACCTCGGTTGTCAAAGTGTTCCGCCGACGGACATCCATCGGCGGAATGGCCATTCTCTCACAGATGTGAAGGAACGGGATGGAAAATTCTTACTCGGCCCGCTTGCGGGTGGGCTTCTGGGTGGTGGGGTCGATCAGCATCACGTTGGAGGCGTGGATGGGAGCCTCCTTGGAGATGATGCCGCCGCCTTCACCGGTCTGCTGGTTGGGCTTGGTGGCCTTCTTGATCATGTTCAGGCCGCCGACGATCACCTTGTTGGTGGCGGGCTGGACCTTGGCGATCTGGCCGCGCTTGCCCTTTTCCTTGCCCGCGATGACGACCACTTCGTCGCCCTTCTTGAGCTTCATCTTGGTCGGTTTGTCCATTAGAGCACCTCAGGGGCGAGGGAAACGATCTTCATGTACTTCCGCTCGCGCAGCTCGCGGGCCACGGGTCCGAAGACGCGGGTTCCGACCGGTTCGCCATCCTTCTTGATGATGACGGCGGCGTTCTCGTCGAAGCGGATGTAGGACCCGTCCTTGCGGCGGAAGGCCTTCCGCTGGCGGACGATGACGGCCTGGACGACGGCCTTCTTCTTGACCGTGCCGCCCGGGATGGCTTCCTTGACGGAAGCGGTGATGACGTCGCCCAGCTGGGCGATCCTGCCCACACCGCCGCCCAGGGGCAGGATGCAGCAGATCTTCTTTGCGCCGGAGTTGTCGGCGACGGTTAGCATGGATCCCATCTGAATCATATCGGCTCCTTACTCGCCAGCTTTCTGGGTGATCTCGAGGACCATCCAGCGCTTGCGCTTGGAAAGGGGACGGGACTCCACGATCTTGACCACGTCGCCGATCTGGCAGGCATTGGTCTCGTCATGGGCCATGAATTTCGCGGTCTGCTTCACGGTCCGGGAGTACAGGGGGTGCTGGAACTTGCGCTCCACCTTCACCACCACCGTCTTGTCGGCCTTGTTGGAGACCACTACGCCACTGCGAATCATCTTATGTTCTAGGCTCATGGTTTCCTCACACAGCCAGTTTGGACTTGAGGGCGGTCTTGACGCGGGCCAGTTCGCGACGCGTCTTGCGGATCTCGGCAGTGTTCTCCACCTGTCCCACGGCATGCTGGAAGCGGAGGGTGAACCGCTTGGCGGCCAGGTCGGCCTCCAGCTGCGCCAGCTCCTCGATGCTCTTGCCAGCCAGTTCGCTGAATGGATTCTTCTTGTTCATCTCGTGCCTCTCACTCTTCCGGGGGGGTTCGGGAGATGAACTCGGTGGCCACGGAGAGCTTCATCTGCGCGAGGCGCAGGGCCTCCTTCGCAGTGGCTTCGTCCACACCTTCCATCTCGAACAGGATGCGGCCGGGACGGATCACGGCAACCCAGCCATCGGGCGCGCCCTTGCCGGAACCCATGCGGGTCTCGGCCGGCTTGCTGGTGGTGGGCCGGTCGGGGAAGATCCGGATCCAGATGCGCCCGCCGCGCTTGATGTGGCGGGTCATGGCGATACGGGCGGCCTCGATCTGCCGGTTGGTGAGCCAGCAGTGCTCGAGGGCCTTGAGTCCATAGTCGCCGAAGGAAATTTCGTTGCCGCGGGTCGAGACGCCGCAGGTGCGGCCCTTCTGGACTTTGCGGTGCTTGACCTTATTAGGCATCAACATGGCTGTTACCTCAGCGCTTCACGGTTTCGACGGCGGCTTCGGCGAGGTTGACCCACACCTTGACGCCGATGATGCCGTAGGTGGTGTTGGCCTCGGCAAAGCCGTAGTCAACGTTGGCCCGGATCGTCTGGAGGGGCATCTGGCCGGAGAGATAGTCCTCGGTGCGGGCGATCTCGGCACCGTTCAGACGACCGGAAACCTTGATCTTGAAACCCTTGGCGCCGAAGCGGATGGCGGCTTCCTCGGCCTTGCGCATGGCACGGCGGAAGGCGATGCGGCGCTCGAGCTGCTGGGCGACGCCCTCGGCCACGAGCTGCGCGTCGATCTCGGGCTTCTTGATCTCCTGGATGTCGACGCTCACGGGGCGCTTGAGCTTGGCCTGGAGCTCCTCGCGGAGCTTGTCGATCTCCGCGCCCTTGCGGCCGATGACGATGCCGGGGCGGGCGGTGAAGATGCGCACGGTCACCTTGTCGGCGGCGCGCTCGATGTCGATCTTGGACACCATGGCGTTCAGGCCGTGGAGCTGCTTCTTCAGTTCGCGGCGGAGCTTGAGATCCTCGTGGAGGAGGGTCGCGTACTCACGCTTGGAAAACCACTTGGAGTGCCAGTTCTTGTTGTGGACAAGACGGAATCCGTACGGATGAACTTTCTGACCCATGGTTTATTCCTCCCGGCCGAGTTGGAGCGTGATGTGGCAGGTGCGCTTCTGCACGCGGTAGGCCCGGCCCATGGGGGCGGGGCGGACACGCTTCATGCGGAAGCCCTCGTCCACGAAGGCGCTCTTGACGAAGAGCTCGTCGGGGTTGACGGCGGCATCCTTGTCGATGGCGTTGGCCACCGCGGAGTCCAGGATCTTCTTGATGTGGCCGGCGGCGTACTTCTTGGTGGAGGCCAGGATCCACTGGGCCTCGCCCACCTTCTTGCCGCGGATGAGATCGATCACGAGCCGGGCCTTCTGGGCGGAGCCGCGAAGGTGCCGGAGCGTGGCGGTGCTTACGATGGTCGTCATCTTACTTCCCCTTGGCCTTGGCGTCGGACTTGCCGGCGTGGCCCCTGAAGGTGCGGGTCAGGGAGAACTCCCCCAGCTTGTGGCCCACCATGTTGTCGGTGACGTAGACAGGGATGAACTTGTTGCCGTTGTGCACGGCGATGGTGAGGCCGATCATCGTGGGGACCACCGTGGAGCGCCGCGACCAGGTCTTGATGACCCGCTTGTCGTTGAGCTGCTGGGCGGTGTCCACCTTCTTCTGGAGGTGGGCATCGATGAACGGACCTTTTTTAAGCGAACGAGCCATTGACTACCCCTCCTAGTTGATCCGCTTGACGATGAATTTGGTGGTGCGCTTGTTGGAGCGCGTCTTGTAGCCGCGAGTCGGCTGGCCCCAGGGCGTCACGGGGTGACGGCCGCCGGAGGTGCGGCCTTCGCCGCCGCCGTGGGGGTGATCCACCGGGTTCATGACCACGCCGCGGACCGTCGGGCGAACGCCCAGCCAGATGCGACGGCCGGCCTTGCCCAGGGCGACGTTCTCGTGCTGCAGGTTGCCGACCTTGCCGATGGTGGCGTAGCACTCGAGGTGGATCTTGCGGATCTCGCCGGAGGGCATGCGCAGCTGGGCGTAGTCGACGTCCTTGGCCACCACCTGGGCGAAGGTGCCGGCGGCGCGGGCGATCTGCCCGCCCTTGCCGGGCTTCAGCTCGATGTTGTGGACTTCGGTGCCGAGCGGGATGTTCTTGATGGGCAGGGAATTGCCAACCAGGATGTCCGCGTTCTTGCCGGACAGGACGGTGCGGCCCACTTCCAGGCCGTCGGGGGCCAGGATGTAGCGCTTCTCGCCGTCGGCGTAGATCAGGAGCGCGATGCGGGCGGAGCGGTTGGGGTCGTACTCGATGGTGGCGACCCGGGCCGGAACGTCAGCCTTGTTGCGCTTGAAGTCGATGATGCGGTAGCGGCGCTTGTGGCCGCCGCCGATGTGGCGGGTGGTGATGCGGCCCGTGTTGGACCGGCCACCCGAACGGGTGCGGGTGCCGAGGAGGGTGCGCTCGGGGCGATCGGTGGTGATCTCCTCGAAGCCCTGCTTGGACATGCCCCGCTGACCGGGGGTCGTGGGTTTGAGCAGCTTGATGCTCATGATTATCCTCATGCCTCAAAGTGGCCGGGCGATAGTGGCATTTCTTGTCCGCCCGGCGAATGGATGAACGGTCGCTACTGCGCGGCCTCGGTGGCCTCGACCAGTTCGATATAGGCCTTCTTCTTGTTTCCGGTCGTGCCCATCCAACGGCCGAGACGCTTGCTCTTGCTGGGCATCTTGACGGTGCGGATGGACTTGACCTTCGCCTGGAGAAGGAGTTCGGCGGCTTCCTTGATCTGGTGCTTGGAGGCCCAGACGGCGACCTCGAAGACCTGGATGTTGGCCTCGCGCAGGAGCTGTCCCTTCTCGGTGAGGAGGGGCTTGCGGATCACTTCGAAAATCTTGGTCATGGCTTCACCACTTCCTGGAGGGCCAGAATGGCTTCCTTGGAGAAGACAACCTGGTCGAACTTCAGAAGGTCATAGACGTTGACGCCCAGGCTCTCGATGGTGTGGAGCTTGGGGTTGTTGCCCGCGGCAAGGGTCGCCTTGTCGGAGGTGCCGACCAGGAGGGCCGAACCGTCCACGCCCAGCTTGGTCAGGGTCGCGATGAGGGACTTGGTCTTGTGGGAATCCACAGCCCAGTTCTCGACGACCACCACCTGCCCGGAGGCGAACTTGGCGGAGAGGGCGTTCCGCAGGGCGGAACGGCGGGCCCGCTTGGGGAACGCGTAGTCGAAGCAGCGGGGGTTCGGACCGTGGGCCGTGCCGCCGCCCTTCCAGATGATGGAGCGGATGGAACCGACGCGGGCGCGACCGGTGCCCTTCTGCTTCCAAAGCTTGCGACCCGAACCGGAGACCTCGGACTTGTCCTTGGTCTTGGCGGTGCCGGCCCGGCGCCTGGCCAGGTGGTGCCGCACGGATTCCCAGATCAGGTGGTTGTTGATCTCTTCAAGCTTGAACACCTCGGCCATGAGCTCGACGGTGTCGACCTGCTTGTTTTCCAGGTTCAGAACGGGATGAGAGAAGACCGCCATGTTACGCCTCCTGCTTGATCACGACGTAGCCGCCCTTGGGGCCGGGAACGGCGCCTTTGATGAGCAGCAGGTTGTTCTCGGCGTCGACGCGGGCCACTTCCAGATTGCGGACGGTGACCTGCTCGGCGCCCATGTGGCCGCCCATGCGCATACCGGGCCACACACGGGAGGGGTAGGACGAGCCGCCGATGGAGCCGGGGGCGCGGTGGAACATGGAGCCGTGGGTCGCGCGGCCGCCCTTGAAGTGGTGGCGCTTCATGACGCCGGCGAAGCCCTTGCCCTTGCTGATGCCGGTGACGTGCACCTTCGCGCCGCCCTCGAACTCGCCAGCCAGGATGGAGTCGCCTTCCTTGAGCGTGTCGGTGGCGTCCACCTTCAGCTCGCGGAGCACCCGGACGGGGGCCACGCCGTGCTTCTCGCAGTGGCCCTTCTCGGGCTTGGAGGCGCGCTTGCCGCCGGCGGGATCCACAAACCCCACCTGCACGGCCTCGTAGCCGTCGCGGGCCACGGTCTTGCGCATCACGACCACGCACGGGCCGGCCTGGATTACGGTTACCGGGACAACCTGTCCCTTTTCATTGAAGATCTGGGTCATGCCCAGCTTCTTGCCGATGATTCCCTTGGTCATTATCGTCGCCTCCCTTTACCTGTTGCCCTGCCGGCTGAACACCTTGATCTCGACATCCACACCCGCCGGGAGGTCCAGGCGCATGAGGGTGTCCACGGTGTTCTGCGTGGGGTTCAGGATGTCGAGGAGCCGCTTGTGGGTGCGGATCTCGAACTGGTCGCGGCTCTTCTTGTCGACGTGGGGAGAGCGGTTGACGGTGTACTTCGACGTGCGCGTGGGAAGGGGGATGGGCCCCGCAACCTGCGCCCCGGTGCGCTTGGCAGTCTCCACGATTTCGCGGGTGGACTGGTCCAGCAGACGGTGGTCGAAGGCTCGCAGACGGATGCGAATATTGTCTTTCATCTTCACTCCAGTGGGACGGGTGTACCGTCCATAGACGTGGGGCGCTGACCGCCCATGGGTTTTGTTGTCCCGATAGCAGGGACAGGGCTAGTCAGAATAGCAAAAGCCATCGATTTCGCAATGGCTTTTTTTGATTTTCAAGGCTGCAGGGGAGGTTTCCCCCCCCGGCGAGCTTCGTATTTGGAGGTCTCGATCCATGGGATCTCGGGCGACCTCACCCCCGGATGGGGGCTGTGACTGCGTCCGGCGCCTAGACGCCCGGAATTCTGCTACTTGGTGCCGCGGACCTTGGCGATCACTTCTTCCGCCACGTTCCGGGGAGCCTCGTCGTAATGGCTGAACTGCATGGTGTAGTTGCCGCGGCCCTGGGTCATGCCGCGCAGGCTGGTGGAGTAGGCGAACATCTCGGCCAGGGGGACCTGGGCGGTGACGACCTTGACGCCGGCCCGGTCTTCCATGTTCTCGATGCGGCCGCGGCGGCTGTTCAGGTTGCCGATCACGTCGCCCATGTAGTCCTCGGGGACCACGACCTCGACGGCCATGATGGGCTCGAGCAGCACGGGGTTGGCCTTCTCGCAGCCGTTCTTGAAGCCCATGGAGCCGGCGATCTTGAACGCCATCTCGTTGGAGTCCACCTCGTGGTAGCTTCCGTCGTAGAGGGTGATCTTGATGTCCACGCAGGGGTAGCCGGCCAGGACGCCGGACTGCATGGCCTCCTGGATGCCCTGGTCGACGGGCTTGATGTATTCCTTGGGGATGACGCCGCCCTTGATGTCGTTGACGAACTCGTAGCCCTTGCCCTGCTCGTTGGGCTCGACGTAGATCTTGACGTGGCCGTACTGGCCGCGGCCACCGGACTGGCGCACGAACTTGCCTTCGGCTTCCACGCGCTTGCGGATGGTTTCGCGGTAGGCCACCATGGGCTTGCCCACGTTGGCTTCCACCTTGAACTCGCGCATCATGCGGTCGACGATGATCTCCAGGTGGAGCTCGCCCATGCCGGCGATGATGGTCTGGCCGGTCTCGGGGTCGGTCTTCACCTTGAAGGTGGGATCCTCCTGGGCCAGGCGGCTGAGGGCGATGCCCATCTTCTCCTGGTCGACCTTGGTCTTGGGCTCGATGGACACCTGGATGACGGGATCCGGGAAGTCCATGGACTCCAGGATCACGGGGTGGTTCTCGTCGCAGATGGTCTGCCCGGTGAGGACGTCCTTGAAGCCCACGGCGGCGCCGATGTCGCCCGTGCGGACCTCGTCGATGTCCTCGCGCTTGTTGGCGTGCATCTGGAGGAGGCGCCCGATGCGCTCGCGGCGGCCCTTGTTGGCGTTGTAGACGCCCGAGCCCGCGGCGAGGACGCCGGAGTAGACGCGGATGAAGGCGAGGCTGCCCACGAAGGGGTCGGCCATGATCTTGAAGATCAGGGCGCTGAAGGGCTCACTGTCCTTGGCCTGGCGCTCGATCGGGTTGCCGTCGAGGTCGTGGCCCTGGATGGCGGGCACGTCCAGGGGGCTGGGCATGTAGCTGACGACGCAGTCGAGCAGGGGCTGGACGCCCTTGTTCTTGAACGCCGAGCCGCAGCACATGGGGGTGAAGGCGAGGCTCAGGCAGCCCTTGCGGATGCCGGTGCGGATCTCGTCCTCGGTGAGGGTCTCGCCGCTGAGGTACTTGTCCATCAGGACGTCGTCGGTCTCGGCGACCATCTCGACCATCTTCTCGTGCCACTCGTTGGCGGTGTCGACCAGATCCTCGGGGATCTCGCCGTACTCCACCTCGAAGCCCTTGTCGCCCTCGCTGAAGGTCAGGCCCTTCATGAGGACCAGGTCGACCACGCCCTTGAAGTGCTCCTCGGCCCCGATGGGGATCTGGATGGGCATGGGCCGGGCCTTGATGCGGGTGCGCATCATCTCGCAGACGCGGAAGAAGTCGGCGCCGGGGCGGTCCATCTTGTTCACGAAGCCCAGGCGGGGCACGCCGTACTTGTCGGCCTGGCGCCACACGGTCTCGCTCTGGGGCTCGACGCCGCCGACGGCGCAGAACACCGCCACGGAACCGTCCAGCACGCGCAGGCTGCGCTCCACCTCGGCGGTGAAGTCCACGTGCCCGGGGGTGTCGATGATGTTGACGCGGTGCTCGATGTCCTTGAGGAAGCCCGTCTGGGCCGTCCAGGAGGCCGTGATGGCCGCGGAGGTGATGGTGATGCCGCGCTCCTGTTCCTGGACCATCCAGTCGGTGGTGGCCGCGCCCTCATGCACCTCGCCGATCTTGTGGATCTTGCCGGTGTAATAGAGGATACGCTCCGTCGTCGTGGTCTTGCCGGCATCGATGTGGGCCATGATGCCGATGTTTCGGTAGCGCTCGAGGGGAGTCGTGCGGGCCACGGGGGCCTCCTTCAGAGTTCAGAAATCAAATATCAGACGCGGGATCAACGTTCACTGTGCAAAAACGGGGGCCGATCCGTCATGATCGGCCCCGGTCATGCAGGTCCTGTACCTACCAGCGGAAGTGGGCGAAGGCCTTGTTGGCCTCGGCCATCTTGTGGACGTCGTCCTTCTTCTTCACGGAGGAACCGCGGAAGTTCATGGCGTCCAGGATCTCGCCGGCGAGCTTGTCGCGCATGGTGCGCTCGCCGCGGCCGGCGGAATAGGTCTTCAGCCAGCGCATCGCCAGGGACTGGCGGCGGCCCTGGGGGACCTCCACGGGAACCTGGTAGGTGGCGCCGCCGACGCGGCGGGACTTCACCTCGACGGAGGGCTTGATGTTGTTGAGGGCCTTCTGGAAGGCCTCGAGGGCCTCCTCGCCGGACTTCTTGGCCACGATCTCAAGCGCACCGTAGAGGATGCG from Geothrix sp. 21YS21S-2 includes these protein-coding regions:
- the fusA gene encoding elongation factor G, producing the protein MARTTPLERYRNIGIMAHIDAGKTTTTERILYYTGKIHKIGEVHEGAATTDWMVQEQERGITITSAAITASWTAQTGFLKDIEHRVNIIDTPGHVDFTAEVERSLRVLDGSVAVFCAVGGVEPQSETVWRQADKYGVPRLGFVNKMDRPGADFFRVCEMMRTRIKARPMPIQIPIGAEEHFKGVVDLVLMKGLTFSEGDKGFEVEYGEIPEDLVDTANEWHEKMVEMVAETDDVLMDKYLSGETLTEDEIRTGIRKGCLSLAFTPMCCGSAFKNKGVQPLLDCVVSYMPSPLDVPAIQGHDLDGNPIERQAKDSEPFSALIFKIMADPFVGSLAFIRVYSGVLAAGSGVYNANKGRRERIGRLLQMHANKREDIDEVRTGDIGAAVGFKDVLTGQTICDENHPVILESMDFPDPVIQVSIEPKTKVDQEKMGIALSRLAQEDPTFKVKTDPETGQTIIAGMGELHLEIIVDRMMREFKVEANVGKPMVAYRETIRKRVEAEGKFVRQSGGRGQYGHVKIYVEPNEQGKGYEFVNDIKGGVIPKEYIKPVDQGIQEAMQSGVLAGYPCVDIKITLYDGSYHEVDSNEMAFKIAGSMGFKNGCEKANPVLLEPIMAVEVVVPEDYMGDVIGNLNSRRGRIENMEDRAGVKVVTAQVPLAEMFAYSTSLRGMTQGRGNYTMQFSHYDEAPRNVAEEVIAKVRGTK
- the rpsG gene encoding 30S ribosomal protein S7 codes for the protein MSRRSSPAKREILPDPVYNSLTVSKFINVLMERGKKSTAERILYGALEIVAKKSGEEALEAFQKALNNIKPSVEVKSRRVGGATYQVPVEVPQGRRQSLAMRWLKTYSAGRGERTMRDKLAGEILDAMNFRGSSVKKKDDVHKMAEANKAFAHFRW